In Microbacterium lushaniae, the following are encoded in one genomic region:
- a CDS encoding FBP domain-containing protein: protein MLPITDAQVRASFLNASRSERKNLSLPAGFDALEWDRLDYLGWRDPKLPLLGYVIVELDGDLAGVLLRQAEARPRSRAQCAWCADVQLPNDVVFFSARRSGDAGRRGDTVGTLVCGHFECSHNVRRRPPVAYLGFDVEAARQRRIEALRENVGGFVRSIRDGN from the coding sequence ATGCTCCCCATCACCGACGCCCAGGTCCGGGCGTCCTTCCTCAACGCCTCCCGCAGCGAGCGCAAGAACCTCTCCCTCCCCGCCGGCTTCGACGCCCTCGAGTGGGACCGGCTCGACTACCTCGGGTGGCGCGACCCCAAGCTCCCTCTGCTGGGCTATGTCATCGTCGAACTCGACGGCGACCTCGCCGGCGTCCTCCTGCGCCAGGCGGAGGCGCGCCCGCGCTCCCGAGCGCAGTGCGCGTGGTGCGCCGACGTGCAGCTCCCCAACGACGTCGTGTTCTTCAGCGCCCGGCGCTCGGGCGATGCCGGCCGGCGCGGCGACACCGTGGGCACGCTCGTGTGCGGGCACTTCGAGTGTTCGCACAACGTCCGCAGGCGCCCTCCCGTGGCCTACCTCGGGTTCGACGTCGAGGCCGCGCGACAGCGGCGGATCGAGGCACTGCGGGAGAACGTCGGCGGCTTCGTCCGCAGCATCCGCGACGGGAACTGA
- a CDS encoding methionine/alanine import family NSS transporter small subunit, whose amino-acid sequence MSAVAIVFLTLAIVILWGGLIASILYLRARPDRADYPQGGEDDERPANAIIERDT is encoded by the coding sequence ATGAGCGCCGTCGCGATCGTCTTCCTCACCCTGGCCATCGTCATCCTGTGGGGCGGCCTCATCGCCAGCATCCTCTACCTGCGGGCACGGCCGGATCGCGCCGACTACCCGCAGGGCGGCGAGGACGACGAGCGCCCCGCGAACGCCATCATCGAGCGCGACACCTGA
- a CDS encoding sodium-dependent transporter, translating into MSTAAAPREQWTGQVGFILSAIGSAVGLGNIWRFPGVAYENGGGAFLIPYLVALLTAGIPILFLDYAIGHRFRGSAPTSLRRLGGPRGRWLESLGWFQVAIAFVIGLYYTVVIAWAVSYFVFSFDLRWGDDPAGFFSGDYLQTGDPGLSFEFVPGVLIPLALVWIVTIAVLAAGVAKGLQRVNVVFLPLLVVAFLILVVRALFLEGAGVGLDALFTPNWAALGDPNVWIAAYSQIFFSLSIAFGIMITYASYRRRRSNLTAPGLVVAFANSSFEILAGIGVFATLGFFAVQENVAIGELEGLTGVGLSFITFPAIVSEMPGGALFGCLFFGSLAMAGFTSLVSVLQVVSAAVQEKFALSRRAAALGVGIVSAVLSVLLFSTTTGLLALDVTDQWANNIGIVASAVLGSVLIVWVLRRAGELRSHLNAVSTFQVGRVWVALVGVVAPVVLGYMLIQRIVTLISEGYGGLPGWYLLAFGWGSIAFIVVATIVLSLLAWRRSPDEFTPWPPYPPASTRREERAS; encoded by the coding sequence ATGAGCACCGCAGCAGCCCCCCGCGAGCAGTGGACCGGTCAGGTCGGCTTCATCCTGTCGGCCATCGGCTCGGCGGTCGGGCTCGGCAACATCTGGCGGTTCCCCGGTGTCGCGTACGAGAACGGCGGGGGTGCGTTCCTCATCCCGTATCTCGTCGCCCTGCTCACCGCCGGCATCCCGATCCTCTTCCTCGACTACGCGATCGGTCACCGGTTCCGCGGATCGGCGCCGACGTCGCTGCGGCGACTGGGCGGGCCGCGCGGGCGCTGGCTGGAGTCGCTCGGCTGGTTCCAGGTGGCGATCGCCTTCGTGATCGGGCTCTACTACACCGTCGTCATCGCGTGGGCGGTGAGCTACTTCGTCTTCTCCTTCGACCTGCGCTGGGGCGACGACCCCGCCGGTTTCTTCTCCGGCGATTACCTGCAGACCGGCGACCCCGGGTTGAGCTTCGAGTTCGTCCCCGGAGTGCTGATCCCCCTTGCGCTCGTGTGGATCGTCACGATCGCCGTGCTGGCGGCCGGCGTGGCGAAGGGCCTGCAGCGCGTCAACGTCGTGTTCCTGCCGCTGCTGGTGGTCGCCTTCCTCATCCTGGTCGTCCGCGCGCTGTTCCTCGAGGGCGCCGGGGTGGGGCTGGACGCACTGTTCACCCCGAACTGGGCGGCGCTGGGCGACCCGAACGTGTGGATCGCCGCCTACAGCCAGATCTTCTTCTCCCTCTCCATCGCGTTCGGCATCATGATCACCTACGCCTCCTACCGGCGCCGGCGCTCGAATCTGACCGCTCCGGGCCTGGTCGTGGCGTTCGCGAACTCGTCGTTCGAGATCCTCGCCGGCATCGGCGTGTTCGCGACCCTGGGGTTCTTCGCCGTACAGGAGAACGTCGCGATCGGAGAGCTCGAGGGACTCACCGGCGTGGGGCTGTCGTTCATCACCTTCCCCGCGATCGTCTCGGAGATGCCCGGCGGGGCCCTGTTCGGCTGCCTCTTCTTCGGCTCGCTCGCGATGGCCGGATTCACCTCGCTCGTCTCGGTGCTGCAGGTCGTGTCGGCGGCCGTGCAGGAGAAGTTCGCGCTGTCACGGCGCGCAGCGGCGCTGGGCGTCGGCATCGTCTCGGCGGTGCTGTCGGTGCTGCTGTTCTCCACCACGACCGGGCTGCTGGCGCTGGACGTCACCGATCAATGGGCCAACAACATCGGCATCGTCGCATCGGCGGTGCTCGGCTCCGTGCTGATCGTGTGGGTGCTGCGCCGTGCGGGCGAACTGCGCTCCCACCTCAACGCCGTCTCCACCTTCCAGGTCGGCCGCGTGTGGGTGGCCCTGGTGGGAGTGGTGGCCCCGGTCGTACTCGGGTACATGCTGATCCAGCGCATCGTGACCCTGATCTCCGAGGGGTACGGCGGTCTTCCCGGCTGGTACCTCCTCGCCTTCGGGTGGGGCTCGATCGCCTTCATCGTGGTCGCCACGATCGTCCTGTCCCTGCTGGCGTGGCGGCGGTCGCCGGATGAGTTCACCCCGTGGCCGCCGTATCCCCCGGCGTCCACCCGTCGTGAGGAGCGGGCCTCATGA
- a CDS encoding VanZ family protein produces MRVFVRGLFAVVALAVVAGLTLAPRMLVGPARRAFLDWADATTMPLLGGAEYADAERLLNTAMFVPLGAALALLLPLRGWPLAVAAGFGVSVAVEYLQAAIPGRVPDATDVVWNTVGALVGVGAVTLVRALAAAVRAQRGSVTRT; encoded by the coding sequence ATGCGCGTCTTCGTCCGTGGCCTGTTCGCCGTCGTGGCCCTCGCCGTCGTCGCGGGGCTGACGCTCGCCCCGCGCATGCTCGTCGGCCCCGCCCGCCGCGCGTTCCTGGACTGGGCGGATGCCACGACGATGCCCCTGCTGGGCGGAGCGGAGTATGCCGACGCGGAGCGGCTCCTCAACACCGCGATGTTCGTCCCGCTGGGCGCCGCCCTCGCGCTGCTGCTTCCGCTGCGCGGATGGCCGCTCGCCGTCGCGGCCGGCTTCGGCGTCTCGGTGGCCGTCGAATACCTTCAGGCGGCGATCCCGGGGCGGGTGCCCGATGCCACCGACGTGGTGTGGAACACCGTGGGCGCCCTGGTGGGCGTGGGGGCGGTGACGCTCGTACGCGCGCTCGCCGCAGCGGTGCGGGCTCAGCGGGGCAGCGTCACGCGTACGTGA
- a CDS encoding sensor histidine kinase — translation MDPELPRPAGLSVRVKLTLSYAGFLLIAGVALFAVGFLLLRFVPDANIQDLGGLFVPNRSDLMEVFVRYAWWALIALLLFGLVGGWILAGFVLRPLGRITDVARRARDGSLGARIRLPGRRDELTDLADAFDALLDRVQHTIDEERRFAANASHELRTPHTIVRTLVEVAQADPAGRDVDRLLTRIGETNDRAIATTEALLSLARAGRGDALERERLDLAPIAAGAVTDAASDAEAADVRVDTDLSPAPVIGHPTLLARLAGNLVHNAVIHNHRGGRVRVTTTDLPGGASLEVVNTGAVIDSATAATLTEPFVRGAGRTRGPDAAQGSGLGLALVAAIVRAHHGTLEVTARGEGGLHVRVTLPR, via the coding sequence ATGGACCCTGAGCTCCCCCGCCCGGCCGGGCTCTCCGTGCGCGTCAAACTGACCCTCAGCTACGCCGGATTCCTCCTCATCGCCGGGGTCGCACTGTTCGCGGTCGGATTCCTCCTGCTGCGATTCGTCCCCGACGCGAACATCCAAGACCTCGGGGGCCTGTTCGTCCCCAACCGCTCCGACCTCATGGAGGTCTTCGTGCGGTACGCGTGGTGGGCCCTGATCGCCCTCCTGCTGTTCGGGCTGGTGGGCGGGTGGATCCTCGCCGGCTTCGTCCTGCGACCGCTCGGCCGCATCACCGACGTGGCACGCCGTGCGCGCGACGGGTCACTCGGCGCGCGCATCCGGCTGCCCGGGCGCCGGGACGAACTGACCGACCTCGCCGACGCGTTCGACGCGCTCCTGGACCGCGTGCAGCACACGATCGACGAAGAGCGCCGGTTCGCCGCGAACGCCTCGCACGAGCTGCGCACGCCGCACACGATCGTGCGGACCCTCGTCGAGGTCGCCCAGGCCGACCCCGCCGGTCGCGACGTCGATCGGCTGCTCACCCGCATCGGCGAGACCAACGACCGTGCGATCGCCACCACCGAGGCCCTGCTCTCGCTCGCGCGGGCCGGACGCGGGGACGCCCTCGAGCGGGAGCGTCTGGATCTGGCCCCCATCGCCGCCGGTGCGGTGACGGACGCGGCATCGGATGCGGAGGCCGCCGACGTCCGCGTCGACACCGATCTGTCACCGGCCCCCGTGATCGGGCACCCGACGCTGCTGGCGCGGCTCGCCGGCAACCTCGTGCACAACGCCGTCATCCACAACCATCGCGGCGGCCGCGTGCGCGTCACCACGACCGATCTGCCGGGCGGGGCGTCGCTGGAGGTCGTCAACACCGGCGCCGTGATCGATTCCGCGACGGCGGCCACCCTGACCGAGCCGTTCGTCCGCGGCGCCGGCCGCACCCGGGGCCCCGACGCCGCTCAGGGATCGGGTCTGGGCCTGGCCCTCGTCGCCGCGATCGTGCGGGCCCATCACGGCACCCTTGAGGTCACAGCCCGCGGCGAGGGCGGGCTTCACGTACGCGTGACGCTGCCCCGCTGA
- a CDS encoding response regulator transcription factor: protein MRVLIVEDEPYLAEAIRDGLRLEAIAADIAGDGDTALEQLSVNSYDVVVLDRDIPGPDGDEIARSLSQVPAGPRVLMLTAADRLDDKVTGFESGADDYLTKPFALRELVLRLRALSRRPAGGSPPVMEVAGIRVDPFRREVYRDGRYVALTRKQFAVLEVLVAAGGGVVSAEDLLERAWDENADPFTNAVRITISALRKRLGEPWWIGTVPGVGYRIQAGTAAHDGP from the coding sequence GTGCGCGTACTGATCGTCGAGGACGAGCCCTATCTCGCCGAGGCGATCCGTGACGGCCTGCGCCTGGAGGCCATCGCCGCCGACATCGCCGGCGACGGCGACACCGCGCTGGAGCAGCTCTCCGTCAACTCCTACGACGTCGTCGTGCTCGACCGCGACATCCCGGGGCCCGACGGCGACGAGATCGCGCGTTCACTGTCGCAGGTGCCCGCCGGGCCGCGCGTGCTCATGCTCACCGCCGCCGACCGGCTCGACGACAAGGTCACCGGGTTCGAAAGCGGCGCCGACGACTACCTCACCAAGCCGTTCGCGCTGCGGGAACTGGTGCTGCGCCTGCGTGCGCTCAGCCGGCGCCCTGCCGGCGGCAGCCCGCCGGTGATGGAGGTCGCGGGGATCCGCGTGGACCCGTTCCGCCGCGAGGTCTACCGCGACGGACGGTATGTCGCCCTCACCCGCAAGCAGTTCGCCGTGCTCGAGGTGCTCGTGGCCGCAGGCGGCGGCGTGGTCAGCGCCGAGGATCTGCTGGAGCGCGCGTGGGACGAGAACGCCGATCCGTTCACGAACGCCGTGCGCATCACGATCTCCGCCCTGCGCAAGCGTCTGGGCGAGCCATGGTGGATCGGAACCGTCCCGGGCGTCGGCTACCGCATCCAGGCCGGGACGGCCGCACACGATGGACCCTGA
- a CDS encoding M15 family metallopeptidase: MQISTNLVAAPSRVRQTTFVALAVCLAAIVAACVIVVAGLTTSFATAPFSPRVQDGHIPEGATVSLDDDHLPAIGKLDPALLSAMREAATDAAGSGLDFPVASGWRSAQYQDWMLRIAVETYGSEDVARQFVATPEESSHVTGKAVDIGSVDAQSWLSQHGADYGLCQVYANEPWHYERLIDPGDVCPQMVPDASSAREG; encoded by the coding sequence ATGCAGATCTCCACGAACCTCGTCGCGGCGCCCTCCCGGGTGCGCCAGACCACCTTCGTCGCCCTCGCCGTGTGCCTGGCGGCGATCGTCGCGGCGTGCGTCATCGTCGTCGCGGGCCTGACCACGTCGTTCGCCACGGCTCCCTTCAGCCCCCGCGTGCAGGACGGCCACATCCCGGAGGGGGCGACCGTGTCGCTGGATGACGATCACCTCCCCGCCATCGGCAAGCTCGATCCGGCCCTGCTCAGCGCGATGCGGGAGGCCGCGACCGATGCCGCCGGCTCCGGGCTGGACTTCCCGGTCGCCAGCGGCTGGCGCAGCGCGCAGTATCAGGACTGGATGCTCCGCATCGCCGTGGAGACCTACGGAAGCGAAGACGTCGCCCGGCAGTTCGTCGCGACGCCCGAGGAGTCCAGCCACGTCACCGGGAAGGCGGTGGACATCGGCTCCGTCGACGCGCAGTCCTGGCTCAGCCAGCACGGTGCGGACTACGGCCTGTGCCAGGTGTACGCCAACGAGCCGTGGCACTACGAGCGTCTCATCGACCCGGGTGACGTGTGCCCACAGATGGTGCCCGACGCCTCGTCCGCACGAGAAGGGTGA
- a CDS encoding DNA polymerase IV encodes MSDAAVRPWVLHVDLDQFIAAVEVLRRPELAGRPVIVGGRGDPTERAVVSTASYEAREFGVGSGMPLRLAARKVPDAVILPVDAPAYTAASEEVMATLRAQPGAVVQVLGWDEAFVGVSTSDPEARARDLQAAVLERTRLHCSVGIGDTLVRAKVATGFGKPRGVFRLTAENWFEVMGDRPTRDLWGVGSKISRRLEGLGIRTVTQLAHADEAPLMAEFGPRMGPWYRQLGRGEGASVVDDTPWVARGHGRETTFQQNVADPAEIEHAARTLAAQVLDDVAAEGRPVVGVGLKVRYAPFTTKTFTRKVPVTSDRDVVVAAILALVAKIEPDRPLRLLGVRAEMQMPDDAREGHTPTRGGW; translated from the coding sequence ATGAGCGACGCAGCCGTGCGGCCCTGGGTGCTGCACGTCGACCTCGACCAGTTCATCGCCGCCGTCGAGGTGCTGCGACGGCCCGAGCTGGCAGGGCGCCCCGTCATCGTCGGCGGCCGCGGTGACCCCACCGAGCGCGCCGTCGTCTCCACGGCGTCGTACGAGGCGCGCGAATTCGGGGTGGGCTCGGGGATGCCGTTGCGCCTGGCGGCGCGCAAGGTGCCCGACGCCGTCATCCTGCCGGTGGACGCTCCCGCCTACACCGCCGCATCCGAGGAGGTGATGGCGACCCTGCGCGCGCAACCGGGTGCGGTCGTGCAGGTGCTCGGGTGGGATGAGGCGTTCGTGGGGGTGAGCACCTCCGACCCGGAAGCCCGTGCGCGTGACCTGCAGGCCGCGGTGCTGGAGCGCACGCGCCTGCACTGCAGCGTCGGGATCGGCGACACGCTGGTGCGCGCGAAGGTCGCGACGGGGTTCGGCAAGCCGCGCGGGGTGTTCCGGCTGACGGCGGAGAACTGGTTCGAGGTCATGGGCGATCGCCCCACGCGCGACCTGTGGGGCGTGGGCTCGAAGATCTCCCGGCGGCTGGAGGGTCTCGGCATCCGCACCGTGACGCAGCTGGCGCACGCGGACGAGGCACCGTTGATGGCCGAGTTCGGGCCGCGCATGGGTCCGTGGTACCGACAGCTCGGCCGAGGCGAGGGGGCGAGCGTCGTGGACGACACCCCGTGGGTGGCGCGCGGGCACGGCCGGGAGACGACCTTCCAGCAGAACGTGGCCGACCCGGCCGAGATCGAGCACGCCGCCCGCACGCTCGCGGCGCAGGTGCTCGACGACGTCGCCGCCGAGGGCCGGCCGGTGGTCGGTGTCGGGCTGAAGGTGCGGTACGCGCCCTTCACGACGAAGACCTTCACGCGGAAGGTGCCCGTCACCTCCGATCGGGATGTCGTCGTCGCGGCGATCCTCGCGCTCGTGGCGAAGATCGAGCCCGACCGGCCGCTGCGGCTGCTCGGCGTGCGCGCGGAGATGCAGATGCCCGACGACGCGCGCGAGGGGCACACCCCCACGCGCGGCGGCTGGTGA
- a CDS encoding MalY/PatB family protein, protein MTTADFDALTETDLRRGGSVKWTMFPEVIGAFVAEMDFGLAPAVREAMVAALERGLTGYLPAHLDESLAAATAQWYRSAYGWEVPPERVHHVPDVIAAFELTIERFTTPGTAVIVPTPAYMPFLTVPQLHGRHVIEVPSIPVNGRMTMDLDGIARAFDDGGELLVLCNPHNPLGTVFTRAELDAVSHVVASKNGRVFSDEIHAPLVYAPARHVPYASISEQAASHTITAASASKAWNLAGLKCAQVILSSDADAAAWAEFGFWAGHGTSTLGAVANAAAYTHGAPWLDEVVDYLDGNRRLLAELVAELLPDARMTMPEATYIALIDFRAYGIAGDPAEWFRTHAAVAMTDGAACGVAGIGHMRFVFALPRPLLRAAIERIASALANRGAAHA, encoded by the coding sequence GTGACCACTGCCGACTTCGATGCGCTCACCGAGACGGATCTGCGACGGGGCGGCAGCGTCAAGTGGACGATGTTCCCCGAGGTCATCGGCGCGTTCGTGGCGGAGATGGACTTCGGTCTCGCCCCGGCCGTCCGGGAGGCGATGGTGGCTGCGCTGGAGCGCGGACTCACCGGATACCTCCCCGCGCACCTGGACGAGAGCCTCGCCGCAGCGACGGCGCAGTGGTACCGGAGCGCGTACGGATGGGAGGTTCCGCCCGAGCGCGTGCACCACGTCCCCGACGTCATCGCCGCCTTCGAGCTGACGATCGAACGGTTCACGACGCCGGGCACGGCCGTCATCGTCCCCACTCCGGCCTACATGCCGTTCCTCACGGTGCCCCAGCTGCACGGGCGCCACGTGATCGAGGTGCCCAGCATCCCCGTGAACGGCCGGATGACGATGGATCTGGACGGCATCGCGCGGGCGTTCGACGACGGAGGGGAGCTGCTCGTGCTGTGCAACCCGCACAATCCCCTCGGCACGGTCTTCACGCGCGCCGAGCTGGACGCCGTCTCGCACGTCGTGGCCTCGAAGAACGGGCGTGTGTTCTCCGACGAGATCCACGCACCGCTGGTCTACGCCCCCGCGCGCCATGTGCCGTACGCGTCGATCTCGGAGCAGGCCGCGTCCCACACGATCACGGCCGCATCGGCGTCGAAGGCGTGGAACCTCGCCGGCCTCAAATGCGCGCAGGTGATCCTCTCCAGCGACGCGGATGCCGCCGCGTGGGCGGAGTTCGGATTCTGGGCCGGCCACGGCACGTCCACACTCGGCGCCGTGGCCAACGCAGCCGCCTACACGCACGGCGCGCCCTGGCTGGACGAGGTCGTGGACTACCTCGACGGCAACCGGCGCCTCCTCGCCGAGCTCGTGGCCGAACTCCTCCCCGACGCGCGGATGACGATGCCGGAGGCGACCTACATCGCCCTCATCGACTTCCGCGCGTACGGCATCGCGGGCGACCCGGCGGAGTGGTTCCGCACGCACGCGGCCGTCGCGATGACCGACGGAGCCGCGTGCGGCGTCGCCGGCATCGGGCACATGCGCTTCGTCTTCGCCCTCCCCCGCCCGCTCCTGCGCGCCGCGATCGAGCGGATCGCCTCCGCGCTGGCCAACCGCGGCGCCGCCCACGCGTGA
- the msrA gene encoding peptide-methionine (S)-S-oxide reductase MsrA: MTSGPTDTGAITRTPGTETAVLAGGCFWGVEDLIRRQPGVLDTRVGYTGGRNDHATYRNHPGHAEAVEIVFDPAKTTYRDILAFFFQIHDPSTLNRQGNDIGTSYRSAIFPLTPEQERVARDTIADVDASGLWPGKAVTTIEPAGPFWEAEPEHQDYLITYPHGYTCHFPRADWVLPRREQAATA; the protein is encoded by the coding sequence ATGACCAGCGGACCCACCGACACCGGAGCCATCACCCGCACCCCCGGCACGGAGACCGCCGTCCTCGCCGGCGGCTGTTTCTGGGGGGTGGAAGACCTCATCCGCCGCCAGCCCGGCGTGCTCGACACGCGCGTGGGCTACACGGGCGGGCGCAACGACCACGCGACCTACCGCAACCACCCCGGCCACGCCGAGGCGGTGGAGATCGTGTTCGACCCCGCCAAGACGACCTACCGCGACATCCTGGCGTTCTTCTTCCAGATCCACGACCCCTCGACCCTGAACCGGCAGGGCAACGACATCGGCACGAGCTACCGCTCTGCGATCTTCCCGCTCACCCCCGAGCAGGAGCGCGTCGCGCGCGACACGATCGCCGATGTGGATGCGTCGGGCCTGTGGCCGGGCAAGGCCGTCACCACGATCGAGCCCGCGGGCCCGTTCTGGGAGGCCGAGCCCGAGCATCAGGACTACCTGATCACCTACCCCCACGGATACACGTGCCACTTCCCGCGCGCGGACTGGGTGCTGCCCCGCCGCGAGCAGGCGGCGACCGCGTGA
- the msrB gene encoding peptide-methionine (R)-S-oxide reductase MsrB, protein MSNEYRKTPEALSRLTPVQFRVTQEEGTEPPFRNRYWDNHEPGIYVDVVSGEPLFSSNDKFDSGTGWPSFTRPIDTSAVVEKTDRTLWMTRTEVRSTIADSHLGHVFDDGPREAGGMRYCMNSAALRFIPLDELDEQGYGAYRTLFTDTKENAS, encoded by the coding sequence GTGAGCAACGAGTACCGCAAGACTCCGGAGGCGCTCAGTCGCCTCACCCCCGTCCAGTTCCGCGTGACGCAGGAGGAGGGCACCGAGCCGCCCTTCCGCAATCGCTACTGGGACAACCACGAGCCGGGCATCTACGTCGACGTCGTCTCGGGCGAGCCGCTGTTCTCCTCGAACGACAAGTTCGACAGCGGCACCGGATGGCCGAGTTTCACCCGTCCCATCGACACATCGGCCGTCGTGGAGAAGACCGACCGTACGCTGTGGATGACGCGCACCGAGGTGCGCTCGACGATCGCCGACAGTCACCTCGGGCACGTCTTCGACGACGGACCGCGCGAGGCGGGAGGGATGCGTTACTGCATGAACTCCGCCGCCCTGCGCTTCATCCCCCTCGACGAGCTCGACGAGCAGGGGTACGGCGCCTACCGCACGCTTTTCACCGACACGAAGGAGAACGCCTCATGA
- a CDS encoding glutaredoxin family protein, with translation MPAQLPVTLELYSTSFCGACRRTRAVLDRVRRLLPHVAVTEHDVAFEPDLAESRGIRATPTVIVRAPGGGETMRADGVPTIDHVLVAVADAMDASRGRSHGALPASRDQNGGADRSPR, from the coding sequence ATGCCCGCACAGCTTCCGGTGACGCTCGAGCTGTACTCGACGTCGTTCTGCGGTGCCTGCCGCCGCACGCGCGCCGTGCTCGACCGCGTCCGCCGGCTCCTGCCGCACGTCGCCGTCACCGAGCACGACGTGGCGTTCGAGCCCGACCTCGCCGAGTCCCGCGGCATCCGGGCCACTCCGACCGTCATCGTGCGAGCCCCCGGGGGCGGCGAGACGATGCGCGCGGACGGCGTTCCCACGATCGACCACGTGCTCGTCGCCGTGGCGGACGCGATGGATGCCTCACGGGGACGAAGTCACGGCGCGCTCCCAGCTTCGCGGGACCAAAACGGCGGGGCCGATCGTTCTCCTCGGTAG
- a CDS encoding NUDIX hydrolase: protein MTVDDIARGARAQLAELARADAGVQPASGLGRPAAVLILFGVLDERPSDHDAQARAVSRDLDVLLLSRAATLRSHPGQVAFPGGRIDAGDAGPVAAALREAEEETGLDPSGVEVLGALQPIPLEYSRHLVTPVLAWWRHPSPVRVVDDAESADVFRAPVADLLDPANRGVTVARAEGREWRAPAFLVPHATGAHLVWGFTGMLLDGLFDRLGWTEPWDRSRELPLPVPVEQPADTR from the coding sequence ATGACCGTCGACGACATCGCCCGCGGCGCCCGCGCGCAGTTGGCGGAACTTGCCCGCGCGGACGCGGGCGTGCAGCCGGCGAGCGGTCTGGGGCGTCCTGCGGCGGTACTCATCCTCTTCGGCGTGCTCGACGAGCGCCCCAGCGACCACGACGCGCAGGCGCGGGCGGTGTCGCGCGACCTCGACGTGCTGCTGCTCTCGCGCGCCGCGACGCTGCGCTCCCACCCCGGACAGGTCGCGTTCCCCGGTGGCCGGATCGACGCCGGCGACGCCGGACCGGTCGCCGCCGCTCTCCGCGAGGCGGAGGAGGAGACCGGGCTCGATCCGTCCGGCGTCGAGGTGCTGGGGGCCCTGCAGCCCATTCCGCTGGAGTACTCGCGGCACCTGGTCACTCCCGTCCTGGCGTGGTGGCGGCATCCCTCTCCTGTGCGGGTCGTCGACGACGCGGAGTCGGCCGACGTGTTCCGCGCCCCCGTCGCCGATCTGCTGGATCCCGCCAACCGCGGGGTGACCGTCGCCCGCGCCGAGGGGCGCGAGTGGCGCGCACCCGCCTTCCTCGTCCCTCACGCCACCGGCGCGCACCTGGTGTGGGGTTTCACCGGGATGCTGCTGGACGGGCTGTTCGACCGGCTGGGATGGACCGAGCCGTGGGACCGCTCGCGCGAGCTGCCCCTGCCGGTGCCCGTCGAGCAGCCCGCTGACACCCGCTGA
- a CDS encoding nuclear transport factor 2 family protein gives MAIDLTELLRLEHAGWTALCDGSGGEFYGAVMTDDGVMVLADGSVLDRDAVVASLDDAPAWSAYEITDERLVGLGPDSAAFVYRGRAFRASGGPPFDAVMTSVYVQEDSGWRLALYQQTPVPGEESVEL, from the coding sequence ATGGCGATTGATCTGACCGAACTCCTCAGGCTCGAGCACGCGGGATGGACCGCCCTGTGCGATGGGTCGGGAGGCGAGTTCTACGGGGCCGTCATGACCGACGACGGCGTCATGGTGCTCGCCGACGGCTCGGTGCTCGACCGCGACGCCGTCGTGGCGTCGCTGGATGACGCGCCGGCGTGGTCGGCGTACGAGATCACCGACGAGCGGCTCGTCGGCCTGGGCCCGGACTCGGCGGCGTTCGTGTACCGGGGGCGGGCGTTCCGCGCCTCCGGCGGCCCGCCCTTCGACGCCGTGATGACGAGCGTCTACGTGCAGGAGGACAGCGGGTGGCGACTCGCGCTGTACCAGCAGACCCCTGTTCCCGGCGAGGAGAGCGTCGAGCTGTGA
- a CDS encoding dihydrofolate reductase family protein, producing the protein MAPQTAGGKVLWHFTMSLDGFVAGPGHTTEWMYGIKDRAGLIDEYTSTTGAVLGGRDGWEAYPDATATYGGRWQGATFVLTHHPEDAAPSAGVTFLSCDVAEAVAIARAAAGGKNVEVLSPSIGRQLLERGLLDEIDIHIAPVLLGDGIRLYDNPGGRPVPLTLMNGDAGRVTVDVRYRPVPSPG; encoded by the coding sequence ATGGCTCCCCAGACGGCCGGCGGCAAGGTGCTGTGGCACTTCACGATGTCTCTGGACGGATTCGTCGCCGGCCCCGGGCACACGACGGAGTGGATGTACGGGATCAAGGATCGCGCCGGCCTCATCGACGAGTACACCTCGACCACCGGCGCGGTCCTCGGCGGGCGTGACGGATGGGAGGCCTACCCCGACGCGACGGCGACGTACGGCGGCCGCTGGCAGGGGGCGACGTTCGTGCTGACGCATCATCCCGAGGATGCGGCGCCGTCGGCGGGCGTCACGTTCCTCTCGTGCGACGTGGCCGAGGCCGTCGCGATCGCGCGCGCGGCAGCCGGCGGCAAGAACGTCGAGGTGCTCTCGCCCTCGATCGGCCGGCAGCTGCTCGAACGCGGCCTGCTCGACGAGATCGACATCCACATCGCGCCCGTCCTCCTGGGGGACGGTATCCGGCTCTACGACAACCCCGGCGGCCGGCCCGTCCCGCTCACGCTCATGAACGGCGACGCAGGCCGAGTGACCGTCGACGTGCGCTACCGGCCGGTGCCATCGCCGGGGTGA